One window from the genome of Natronomonas pharaonis DSM 2160 encodes:
- a CDS encoding amino acid kinase family protein codes for MDYGGPDEQPLGRIRAEELREYLAAGEFGRGNMRPKVEACLAFVEDGSGRAAITTPDRLKGALAGTEGTQVIPD; via the coding sequence GTGGACTACGGAGGCCCGGACGAGCAGCCGCTGGGTCGGATTCGGGCCGAAGAGCTCCGCGAATATCTTGCGGCCGGCGAGTTCGGGCGTGGAAACATGCGTCCGAAGGTAGAGGCGTGTCTCGCGTTCGTAGAAGACGGCAGCGGTCGGGCAGCCATCACTACGCCCGACCGTCTCAAAGGGGCCTTGGCCGGCACAGAGGGAACGCAGGTCATACCGGACTGA
- a CDS encoding DUF5805 domain-containing protein, whose translation MANGERVPVQTYVTEAQRDIWEREAKQRDMSRAEYVRTMVQAGRRSFELSETGTDTNGDSGNAGDAQVSDATPGVDGLEDRILDVLENEGVADWETLVAGVTDDIESRLDTTLERLQADNRVRYSGRRGGYTVVDDE comes from the coding sequence ATGGCGAACGGCGAACGCGTTCCGGTTCAGACCTACGTCACCGAAGCCCAGCGGGACATCTGGGAACGGGAAGCAAAACAGCGCGATATGAGCCGAGCGGAGTACGTCCGAACGATGGTACAGGCCGGGCGTCGGAGCTTCGAGCTGAGTGAGACAGGAACGGATACAAACGGCGACTCGGGCAATGCCGGCGATGCCCAAGTTTCCGATGCTACCCCGGGGGTAGATGGGCTCGAAGACCGCATCCTCGACGTTCTCGAAAACGAGGGGGTTGCCGACTGGGAAACGCTTGTCGCTGGCGTCACGGACGACATCGAGTCGCGGCTTGATACGACGTTGGAGCGGCTACAGGCGGACAACCGGGTCCGATACAGTGGTCGGCGAGGCGGCTACACGGTGGTTGACGATGAGTAG
- a CDS encoding tyrosine-type recombinase/integrase: MSSDNRTDESAAVDPVAYFLQDMTFHGRTERTRDAYERVLRDFEQFIETRRGTTLDAADRRACMAWVHSLRDEHAPSTVASYASYVHRFYAYMTQVGELESNPMALVTEEMDESIDTDPARRDVSVPEMRAFVTSLSHPLERALVGTLLKTGMRVGECCNLDVRDLHLDDDEVQAAFDVPHRGRLEGRPDSVYVSSEPARGEVYNGEERNASNKRKRDTVVPVDSELKRLLKAWLAVRPDTTSAAEPLFCSTSEWGDRATPSMVRSMVAEQARERGWYRQGGDSAENVTPHYFRHFFTTHLRDRTGDRGVVKYLRGDVASDVIDTYTHNWGDRVRTVYEANIYQLLP, translated from the coding sequence ATGAGTAGTGACAACCGGACCGACGAATCAGCCGCTGTAGACCCCGTGGCGTATTTTTTGCAGGACATGACGTTCCACGGACGGACCGAACGGACCCGGGACGCCTACGAACGGGTGCTCAGAGACTTCGAGCAGTTCATCGAGACCCGCCGAGGAACAACACTCGACGCTGCTGACCGCCGGGCGTGTATGGCGTGGGTCCATTCACTTCGGGACGAACACGCGCCGAGTACGGTTGCCTCCTATGCCTCCTACGTCCACCGATTTTACGCATACATGACGCAAGTCGGCGAACTGGAGTCGAACCCGATGGCGCTTGTCACCGAGGAGATGGACGAGTCGATAGACACCGACCCTGCCAGACGTGACGTTTCCGTTCCCGAGATGCGGGCATTCGTGACGTCGCTTTCCCACCCGCTTGAACGGGCGCTCGTCGGAACCCTCCTAAAGACGGGAATGCGTGTCGGTGAGTGTTGCAACCTCGATGTACGCGACCTGCATCTCGATGACGACGAGGTACAGGCTGCGTTCGACGTTCCCCACCGAGGGCGTCTCGAGGGGCGTCCGGACTCGGTATACGTTTCGAGCGAGCCGGCTCGTGGTGAGGTCTACAACGGCGAGGAACGGAACGCCTCCAACAAGCGCAAGCGCGACACTGTCGTCCCGGTCGATTCAGAGCTCAAGCGGCTGCTGAAGGCTTGGCTTGCCGTTCGGCCGGACACGACATCAGCCGCCGAGCCGCTTTTCTGCTCGACGAGCGAGTGGGGCGACCGTGCGACCCCGTCGATGGTGCGGTCCATGGTCGCAGAGCAGGCACGCGAGCGTGGCTGGTATCGTCAGGGCGGCGATTCTGCGGAAAACGTCACGCCACACTACTTCCGGCATTTTTTCACGACGCATCTCCGCGACAGAACTGGCGACAGAGGCGTCGTCAAGTACCTGCGTGGTGATGTCGCCTCTGATGTCATTGACACCTACACCCACAACTGGGGCGACCGGGTGCGGACCGTCTACGAGGCGAACATTTATCAGCTGCTGCCGTAG
- a CDS encoding methyl-accepting chemotaxis protein has product MTDTESALERFRSGIPDGTRIDDGQFRLRHRFIVGSLVLQAPLLFVLSRASGTGGITGVPYPEIPLAHGLAGSGIILVLAGLSLLPMLSQRMQSITASFGFMTCAAVLAYFWGGFVEAHFLYFVGIGVVAMYEDWLPLGLGVAYVAVQHSLFGHTYGEMVYNHEPAMSNPMVWGLIHAGFVLLLVGAVLFQWRSIETTRDSLDDRVDDVETLEQQRAEIETARSEAEAQRGQLNELNETLQAEAGAVAAALTAVANRDLTATPPEDSDIEAVQDISGAYREMTGDLSSVLSDLRSFADTVDQTTGAIRERAADLESKQREQADDVRELAAELETQTEQLESARTEMDDLSAVIEEIAASTQEVSGETGDVAELAAEGSNEAAAAAEAVNEVTEQVATVAELTETLNQRMSDVEETTALIDDIAEQTNILALNANIEAARADGASNDGFGVVADEVKELAAETQKHSTTIQGTVAETLGDVADVHEDVERLDTVAASGADSVEAVAALFEQVDSAAEGLQTSADEVARATDDGAASTEEVTSVIDGVADKARELADIGTAAADASESTADAVAEIRAELADLGEETATLQAELDRFTLQNNGEAGPTGDTDSGPTAADD; this is encoded by the coding sequence ATGACAGATACCGAATCGGCACTCGAGCGCTTCCGGAGCGGGATTCCAGATGGAACCCGAATCGACGACGGTCAGTTTCGGCTCCGCCACCGATTCATCGTTGGGTCGCTCGTTCTGCAGGCGCCTTTGTTGTTTGTGCTCAGCCGGGCTTCGGGGACGGGAGGGATTACCGGCGTTCCGTATCCGGAGATTCCGCTGGCTCACGGCCTCGCTGGGAGCGGAATAATCCTCGTGCTCGCAGGGTTGAGTTTGCTGCCAATGCTCTCCCAGCGGATGCAGTCAATCACGGCGTCGTTCGGCTTCATGACCTGTGCGGCCGTGCTCGCGTACTTTTGGGGTGGCTTCGTCGAAGCACATTTCCTGTACTTCGTCGGCATCGGCGTTGTCGCGATGTACGAAGACTGGCTTCCGTTGGGGCTCGGCGTCGCATACGTTGCTGTCCAACACTCGCTTTTCGGTCACACCTACGGAGAGATGGTCTACAACCACGAGCCGGCGATGTCGAATCCGATGGTCTGGGGGCTCATCCACGCGGGGTTCGTCCTCCTACTCGTGGGTGCGGTCCTCTTTCAGTGGCGGTCGATTGAAACCACCCGCGACTCGCTTGACGACCGCGTCGACGACGTTGAGACGCTCGAACAACAGCGGGCCGAAATCGAGACTGCCCGGTCAGAAGCCGAAGCCCAGCGCGGACAGCTCAACGAGCTCAACGAGACGCTGCAGGCCGAGGCCGGCGCTGTCGCCGCGGCGCTGACCGCAGTCGCAAACCGCGATTTGACCGCGACGCCACCCGAAGACTCCGATATCGAAGCCGTCCAAGATATCTCAGGTGCGTACCGGGAAATGACCGGTGACCTCAGTTCAGTTCTCAGCGACCTGCGTTCCTTCGCCGACACCGTTGACCAAACGACAGGGGCGATTCGCGAGCGGGCTGCCGATCTCGAATCCAAGCAGCGTGAGCAAGCGGACGATGTCCGGGAACTCGCCGCGGAACTCGAAACCCAGACCGAACAGCTCGAATCCGCCCGCACTGAGATGGACGACCTCTCTGCGGTCATCGAGGAAATCGCCGCAAGCACACAGGAGGTTTCCGGGGAGACGGGGGACGTCGCCGAGCTCGCAGCCGAGGGGAGCAACGAGGCCGCCGCGGCAGCCGAGGCTGTCAACGAGGTCACAGAACAGGTCGCTACGGTCGCCGAGCTGACAGAGACCCTCAACCAACGGATGAGCGATGTCGAGGAGACGACGGCGCTCATCGATGACATCGCCGAGCAGACAAACATCCTCGCGCTGAACGCCAACATCGAGGCCGCCCGTGCCGATGGCGCAAGCAATGACGGCTTCGGCGTCGTCGCCGACGAGGTCAAAGAGCTCGCCGCGGAGACGCAGAAACACTCCACGACGATTCAGGGGACGGTCGCGGAGACGCTCGGTGACGTCGCCGACGTCCACGAAGACGTCGAACGGCTCGATACAGTCGCCGCTTCGGGGGCAGATAGCGTCGAGGCGGTGGCAGCGCTGTTCGAGCAGGTCGATTCTGCCGCTGAGGGCCTCCAAACGTCGGCTGACGAGGTCGCCCGTGCCACCGATGACGGCGCTGCAAGCACAGAAGAAGTCACCTCAGTAATCGATGGAGTCGCCGATAAAGCACGGGAACTCGCCGACATCGGAACCGCTGCGGCCGACGCCAGTGAGTCGACAGCCGATGCGGTCGCCGAAATCAGAGCAGAGCTCGCAGACCTCGGTGAAGAGACGGCGACGCTACAGGCGGAACTCGACAGGTTCACCCTCCAAAACAACGGCGAGGCTGGTCCGACAGGCGATACGGACAGCGGGCCGACAGCCGCAGACGACTGA
- a CDS encoding AzlD family protein, with amino-acid sequence MLELGTLTVGVILGMAVLTYITKAGGLWLLGHVDIGDRTEAALEALPGAIIIAIVAPELASGGPAEWAAAAVAAGVAIKTDNLLISLAAAMGALVVFRGL; translated from the coding sequence GTGCTTGAACTGGGGACACTCACTGTCGGTGTCATCCTCGGAATGGCGGTGCTTACCTACATCACAAAGGCCGGCGGCCTGTGGCTTCTCGGCCACGTCGATATCGGAGACCGGACCGAGGCGGCGCTTGAGGCGCTTCCGGGCGCGATAATCATCGCCATCGTCGCACCGGAACTCGCATCCGGCGGCCCTGCCGAGTGGGCTGCTGCAGCCGTCGCTGCCGGAGTCGCAATAAAGACCGATAACCTCCTGATTTCGCTCGCGGCCGCGATGGGAGCGCTCGTCGTTTTCAGAGGGCTTTGA
- a CDS encoding DUF7571 family protein: protein MKPCQNCQTVIDEYILDKQLEPLRELTADDFSVCADCVTIVADACVECGGAVYVPRSESVTPDYCPACRSDLISRTGDDPGWTRCQASN, encoded by the coding sequence ATGAAACCGTGTCAGAACTGCCAGACGGTCATCGACGAGTACATCTTGGATAAACAACTCGAACCGCTGCGCGAACTCACGGCTGACGACTTCAGCGTCTGTGCGGACTGCGTAACCATCGTTGCGGATGCATGCGTGGAGTGTGGCGGCGCGGTGTACGTTCCCCGAAGCGAATCGGTCACCCCCGACTACTGTCCGGCGTGTCGCTCCGACCTCATCAGTCGTACTGGAGACGACCCCGGCTGGACGCGCTGTCAGGCGTCCAACTGA
- a CDS encoding ABC transporter ATP-binding protein, with amino-acid sequence MSSELKRTDQSAGPAAAAAGQTVLELDDVQKSYDGMDVIRDLSLDVRDGELLTLLGPSGCGKTTTLRLIAGLERPDNGTVRLGSTPVSGSEFVPPEQRDVGVVFQEFALFPHLSARENIAFGIQEWSEAEQQERVDELLELVGLVDHGDKSPEELSGGQQQRVALARSLAPEPKLLLLDEPFSNLDVDLRVEMREEVRDILKEAGVTAISVTHDQEEAMSISDRVAVMNNGRIEQVGTPEGVFQQPKSRFVAGFLGHASFVSGYVEDGCVETGVGCVPLEQVNGLTDVYDGSEIDLMVRPDDVCARPASPEEANGEVVHRRYLGPTVLYRVEIESGDVVGCMHNHADEVSLDDPVFVSIDADHELAWFPRGERKMADGGPDSTA; translated from the coding sequence GTGTCTAGCGAACTCAAGCGAACCGACCAGTCTGCCGGCCCCGCAGCGGCCGCCGCGGGTCAGACCGTACTCGAGCTGGATGACGTGCAGAAATCCTACGATGGGATGGATGTCATCCGCGACCTCTCGTTGGATGTCCGGGACGGAGAGCTGCTGACACTTCTGGGACCGTCCGGGTGCGGGAAGACGACGACGCTCCGGCTTATCGCAGGGCTCGAACGACCGGATAACGGGACTGTCCGACTCGGCTCAACGCCCGTCTCCGGGTCGGAGTTTGTGCCGCCAGAACAGCGCGATGTCGGTGTTGTCTTCCAGGAGTTCGCGCTGTTTCCCCACCTCTCGGCTCGTGAAAATATCGCCTTCGGTATCCAGGAGTGGTCCGAAGCCGAACAGCAAGAGCGGGTCGACGAACTGCTCGAACTCGTCGGCCTGGTCGACCACGGCGACAAGTCCCCGGAGGAACTGTCCGGCGGCCAACAACAGCGTGTCGCGCTCGCTCGCTCGCTGGCCCCCGAGCCGAAACTGCTTCTGCTTGACGAGCCGTTCTCGAATCTCGATGTCGACCTCCGTGTCGAGATGCGCGAAGAGGTCAGAGATATCCTCAAAGAAGCGGGTGTTACGGCCATTTCCGTGACCCACGACCAAGAGGAGGCGATGTCGATTTCGGACCGCGTCGCGGTGATGAACAACGGTCGCATCGAACAGGTCGGAACGCCTGAAGGGGTTTTCCAGCAGCCGAAGTCCCGCTTTGTCGCTGGGTTCCTCGGCCACGCCTCTTTCGTCAGCGGCTATGTCGAGGACGGCTGCGTCGAAACGGGTGTCGGCTGCGTTCCGCTCGAGCAGGTAAACGGTCTGACCGACGTCTACGACGGCTCCGAAATCGACCTGATGGTCCGGCCTGACGATGTCTGTGCCCGCCCTGCATCCCCCGAGGAGGCAAACGGCGAAGTCGTCCATCGGCGGTATCTCGGCCCCACGGTGCTGTATCGCGTCGAAATCGAATCCGGCGATGTCGTCGGCTGCATGCATAACCACGCCGACGAAGTCTCGCTTGACGACCCTGTTTTTGTCTCTATCGACGCCGACCACGAACTCGCCTGGTTCCCCCGTGGCGAGCGGAAAATGGCAGACGGCGGCCCGGACAGTACGGCATAA
- a CDS encoding AzlC family ABC transporter permease produces the protein MAVSFERDGIVAGFRTGLPVAIGVGAYGIAFGVLARQSGLSVAEATLMSATVVAGASQLVAVELWGTPLPVVTILVTTLVINLRYVLMGASLRPWFKSLTPAQAYGSSFFITDETWALSIADLRSETGRGAFLLGAGLALWSLWVLTTAIGAAAGSAVTDPERFGLDFVLTAIFVILAVGLWRGRNDTAPWAAAAAVAVAAEAAAPGQWYILFGGLAGSLVAVVQRA, from the coding sequence ATGGCAGTCTCCTTCGAGCGCGACGGTATCGTTGCCGGCTTTCGGACCGGGCTTCCCGTCGCCATCGGCGTCGGCGCGTACGGAATCGCCTTCGGCGTTCTGGCCCGACAGTCAGGGCTCTCTGTCGCCGAGGCGACCCTGATGAGCGCCACCGTCGTCGCCGGTGCGTCCCAGCTTGTCGCCGTCGAGCTCTGGGGGACGCCGCTGCCCGTCGTGACGATTCTCGTGACGACGCTTGTCATCAACCTCCGGTATGTGCTAATGGGGGCGTCGTTGCGGCCGTGGTTCAAGTCGCTGACGCCCGCACAGGCCTACGGAAGCTCGTTTTTCATCACCGACGAAACGTGGGCGCTGTCTATCGCCGACCTTCGGTCGGAAACCGGACGCGGAGCGTTTCTACTCGGAGCGGGGCTGGCGTTGTGGTCGCTGTGGGTCCTGACGACCGCCATCGGCGCCGCAGCCGGAAGCGCTGTAACAGACCCCGAGCGGTTCGGGCTCGACTTCGTCCTTACAGCGATTTTCGTCATCCTCGCGGTCGGCCTCTGGCGCGGCCGCAACGACACAGCCCCGTGGGCGGCGGCAGCGGCGGTCGCCGTCGCTGCTGAGGCCGCTGCGCCCGGCCAGTGGTACATCCTCTTCGGTGGGCTGGCCGGGAGCCTCGTGGCGGTGGTCCAGCGTGCTTGA
- a CDS encoding cold-shock protein, with product MANGKVDFFNDTGGYGFISTDDGDLDDDEDVFFHMEDVGGEDLTEGTEVEFDIESSPKGPRAANVVRL from the coding sequence ATGGCAAACGGTAAGGTTGACTTCTTCAACGACACTGGCGGTTACGGTTTCATTTCGACTGACGACGGCGACCTCGACGATGACGAAGACGTCTTCTTCCACATGGAAGATGTCGGCGGCGAGGATCTGACGGAAGGTACCGAGGTTGAGTTCGACATCGAGTCCTCACCCAAGGGCCCCCGCGCAGCGAACGTCGTTCGACTGTAA